The window GCGCCAGCCCCATCAGCAGTCCGGGGATGCGGTAGGAGCGGCGCTTGCCGCGCTCGATGACGGCGTCCCGGCGCGCGCGCACGTCGGCGATGCGCGACTCCATCGTCTCCACGAAGGTGCCCAGCGACAGCTCGTCCGCGCGGTGGAGGGTGGCCGTGGTCAGGTCCGCCCGCCCCGTCTCCCCGGGCTGCACCACCAGCACGCAGACGCCCACGTCCCTGCGCTGCCACGGCCGGTTCCACCGCAGCAGCACGTTCATCTCCGGGTAGCGGCGCAGCGCGTCCGCGGCCGCCTTCGCAACCAGGTGCGTCACCGTGAGGCGCCGCCCCGTGCGCGCGCGGTACGCGTCGAGGTACGCGAGCGCCCGCTCCATGCGCACCTCCAGCGCCGCGTAGGCGCTCGGGTCCCTCGGCGAGCGCCACGTCCCCAGCGCGAGCTTGCGGAAGGCCCCGGGCGGAGGCGCTGGCTTCAGGTCGAGGTCCACGCGGGCCCGGCTTCGCACGGCGCGTACGGCCCTGCAACCCTGGCCGCCCCCGGGCACCTGCGCCCGGCCCGCCGGCCTGTTAGACAGGGGCCACCGGAGCCGGACCCGCGGCTCCCACTTCCGAGGCACCCGACATGACGCCCCTCGCACTGGCCCTGTCTCTCGCCCTCCACGCCACTCCGGCCGCGAAGCCGCCCCCCACGAAGATGCCCACTGCCCAGAAGCCCGCCGCCGCCGAAGACGTCCACGCCTCCACTCGCGCATGGCATGAGCAGCGCCTGAAGAGCCTCGAGTCCGAGAACGGGTGGCTCACCCTGGTGGGCCTGTTCTGGCTCAATGAGGGCGCGCAGACCGCCGGCTCCGCGCCGGAGAGCGACCTCGACTTCCCCCAGGGCACGCCCGCGAAGCTGGGCACCTTCACGCGCAAGGGGAACACCGCGAGCTTCCAGCCCGCCCCGGGCGTCGCCTTCACCCTCGCCGGCAAGCCCTTCACCGGGGGCGTGCTCCAGTCGGACGAGAAGGGCGCGCCGGACGTGCTGAAGCTCGGCAGCCTCACCCTCCAGCTCATCCTCCGGGGAGACAAGCTGGGCGTGCGCGTGAAGGACACGGAGGCGCCCGCGCGCAAGCAGTTCCACGGCATCGCCACCTATGAGCCGAGCGCCGCGTGGCGCGTCGAGGCGCGCTTCGAGCCCTCTGAGACGCCGCGCACGATTCAGGTGCCCAACGTGCTGGGGACGGAGGAGGCCATGAAGGTTCCGGGCACGCTCGTCTTCACGGTGAATGGCAAGGAGCACCGGCTGACGCCCGTGGAGGACGGCTCGCAGCAGCTGTTCATCATCTTCGCGGACGAGACGAACCGGGATGCCACCTACCCCGCGGGCCGCTTCCTCTACGCCGACATGCCGAAGGACGGGCGCGTGGTGCTGGACTTCAACCGCGCCTACAACCCGCCCTGCGCCTTCACCCGCTTCGCCACCTGCCCGCTGCCTCCGCGCGGCAACCGCCTGGCCCTGCGCGTGGAGGCCGGCGAGAAGGCCTACGGCGGCCACTGAGGCACGTGCACGCCGAAGCGCCCACTCCGCCTGGAGTCCCGCCTCTCCGAGCGAGACCTCCAGGGCACAGGCCCGGGATGTGCCCGGCGCGGCGACTCAAGGACCGAGCCGGAGGAGGAAGCCGTCGTAGCCTCCCTCCGGCCGTACCGGACCGCCTCCGAAGTCCGTGGGCCCGCCGAAGGCGCCCACGATGACGCCCTCACCCTCGCGCGTCACGGACACGTCGAGCGACAGCGCCGCCGCCGAAGGCAGCCCCCGCACCCACCGCAGCGCCCCGTCGATGCGGTCCAGCTTCGCGACGAAGATGTTGTCGATGGAGCCGCCAGCTCCGGGCAGCACGTGGTCACCCAGCCGGTCCCCACTCTCGTAGTGCCCGGTGACGAGCACCCCGTCCCGCTGGTCCATCGCCACACCGGTGCCCAGCCGCGCGAAGTTGCGCGCCCAGCGCTCCTCGCCCAGCAGCGTGTACGCCACCACGAAGGCATCCGAGTCCACCACCCCCGGCGTGTCCGACGCGCGATACGTCTTCCCCCCGAAGGTGAACGCGCCGAGGAAGCTCCCCGTCATCACCACGCGGTTGCCGTGCACCGCCACGCCCGCGCAGCTCCCGTCCCCCAGCGAGCGCGTCCACAGCACGCCGCCCCCGGCCGAGCCCAGCCGCCGCAGCCCCGTCACCGGCCCCGGCGCTCCTGAAGCGTCATCCTGCGCGGTGCCGCAGAAGTACGCATCGCCCAGCTCGTCCAGCGCCACGCCGCCGCCCTGGGTGTCCTCCCCCTCCGCGTGCAGCCACCGCAGCGTCCCATCCGGCGCGTACTTCGCCACGAAGGCCCGCGGCCCCGCCGCGCTCAGCACCCGCCCGCCGAAGTCCAGGCTCCCGTCGTAGACGGTGCCCGCCACGACTGCGTTGCCCTCGCGGTCCGTCACCAGACTGTTCGCCAGGAGCGTGCCATCCCCGGCCAGCGTCTTCTTCCACAGCAGCCGCCCGTCCCGGTCCAGCTTCACCAGGAACGCGCCCGCCAGCTCCGAGCCCCCCTCGCTCCAGCCGGCGAACAGCACGTTCCGCTCGCGGTCCGTGCCCAGCGCATCCACCGACAGCAGCCCGCCCGCGCCGCCTCGAAACACCTTCGTCCACAGGAGCCGCCCGCCCGGCGAGTACTTCGCCACCACCACGCCCGGCACCTCCGGCTCGCCCGAGCCCAGCGGCCCCGTGCCCAGGTCGACGCCGCCGGTGAAGAGCACCGTGGTGAGGACATTCCCGTCCCGGTCCTGCGCGACGGCCGAGCCCAGCTGCGGCCCCGCGCCGCGAGCCAGCCGCGTCCAGGCCCCCGGGCCCTCCACCTCCGCCTGCTTCAGGGTGCCCAGCTCCTCCTGGCCCACTGACGCCGCGTCCTCTTCGCCCCCACACCCGGCGAGCCCCACGGCCGCCACCAGCCACCACGCCTTCGACCCCATCCCACGACCTCCACCCGCACGAGACGACGCTGCCGGCCACCCGGAAGTCCCGGGTGCCGGCAGTGCGAATGGGTGTACATGGCCAGGGCCGCCTGCCCCCCGTTCACCAGGACAGGTGCGCAGTCGCTCAACAACGGCTGAGAGCCCGGCGCCTCACCCTCTCACGGAGGAAGAGGCGCTGCGCGGCGTCAGTGCACCGTGGGCGGCTGGTCCGACACGGCCTCGGGCGCGAGCGGCGACTCCAGGCGCGGGGCCACGCCCCCGGACACCTGGCGCAGCAGCGCCTCACAGAAGGCCGGCAGGTCGCCGGGGTTGCGGGAGGTGATGAGGTTGCCGTCCTCCACCACCTCGCGGTCCACCCAGCGCGCGCCCGCGTTGAGCAGGTCCGTCTTGATGGAGGGCCACGACGTGAGGGTGCGCCCGTCGGCGATGTCCGTCTCCACCAGCATCCACCCCGCGTGGCAGATGGCGGCGATGGGCTTGTCCGCACGGAAGAAGTCCCGCACGAAGCCCACCATGCCGATGTCCATCCGCAGGTGGTCCGGCGAGTACCCGCCCGGAATCACCACCGCGTCGAAGTCCTTGGAGGAGACCTGCTTCACGGCCTTCTCGGCGGTGATGGTCTCCTTGCCCTTCTTGCCCTTCAGCTGCTTGCCGGCCTCGATGCCGATGATGACCGCCTCGTGCCCGGCCTGCCTCACGCGGTCGTATGGCACCCGGAACTCCGAGTCCTCGAAGTCATTGGCCACGATGAACGCGATGCGCGCCATTGAGTCTTCTCCCTGCGGATGGAATGAGTGGGTGATCTGCCCGTGGGGACAAGGTGCCCACGGGGTCCGCGCGGACCAATGCGGCAAGGAGCGGGGCGGCCTCGGACGGGTTGTCCGCCTGCCCGCCCTCCCGGCCGGGGACCGGACCCCGAGGGACTGCGTCAGCCCCCCGACGCGAACCCGAAGCCGCGCTGGCGCGAGCGCCAGCCACCCGACATTAATCGCCCCATGCGCGCCTCCCACCTACTGCTCTCCTCCCTCGTGGTGCTCGCCCTGTCGGCCTCCGCCTGTCGCAGGAGCCAGGCCCAGGGCACCGCCTCCCCCCAGGACTGCGTCCTCGTGGAGGACGGCTGGGGCGCTGACGGCAGCGTGCCCTTCACCGTGGACGTCGTCGCGGAAGGGCTGGAGGTGCCCTGGGGCATTGCCTGGCTGCCCGGAGGTGATGCGCTCGTCACCGAGCGTCCCGGCCGCGTGCGCCTGCTCAAGGGCGGTGTCCTGCAGCCCACGCCCG of the Pyxidicoccus xibeiensis genome contains:
- a CDS encoding DUF1684 domain-containing protein; this translates as MTPLALALSLALHATPAAKPPPTKMPTAQKPAAAEDVHASTRAWHEQRLKSLESENGWLTLVGLFWLNEGAQTAGSAPESDLDFPQGTPAKLGTFTRKGNTASFQPAPGVAFTLAGKPFTGGVLQSDEKGAPDVLKLGSLTLQLILRGDKLGVRVKDTEAPARKQFHGIATYEPSAAWRVEARFEPSETPRTIQVPNVLGTEEAMKVPGTLVFTVNGKEHRLTPVEDGSQQLFIIFADETNRDATYPAGRFLYADMPKDGRVVLDFNRAYNPPCAFTRFATCPLPPRGNRLALRVEAGEKAYGGH
- a CDS encoding 2-oxo acid dehydrogenase subunit E2 produces the protein MRSRARVDLDLKPAPPPGAFRKLALGTWRSPRDPSAYAALEVRMERALAYLDAYRARTGRRLTVTHLVAKAAADALRRYPEMNVLLRWNRPWQRRDVGVCVLVVQPGETGRADLTTATLHRADELSLGTFVETMESRIADVRARRDAVIERGKRRSYRIPGLLMGLALRLLSFVWYTLNIDLRWVGMPRDPFGSVAVTSLGSLGLERGYVALVPYTRVPLLLAPGAVRQVPVVEAGELVPGRQMALTCTWDARVIDVDGVARVLRHIGAALEDPEGTWGPPPGPGSPDGAVVG
- a CDS encoding type 1 glutamine amidotransferase domain-containing protein; the protein is MARIAFIVANDFEDSEFRVPYDRVRQAGHEAVIIGIEAGKQLKGKKGKETITAEKAVKQVSSKDFDAVVIPGGYSPDHLRMDIGMVGFVRDFFRADKPIAAICHAGWMLVETDIADGRTLTSWPSIKTDLLNAGARWVDREVVEDGNLITSRNPGDLPAFCEALLRQVSGGVAPRLESPLAPEAVSDQPPTVH